CGGCTTCATGAACGAGTTCCCGGTGGCCCGCTTCTGGCGCGACTCGAAGATCCTGGAGATCGGCGAAGGCACGTCGGAGATCCAGCGCCTGGTCATCGCCCGCGATATGGGCATCGTCTAGCCGTTCGGGACTGCGGCGGCGAGCCATCGAGATCTATCCTGCGCGCGTGCGCATCAGGAAGCTCGCCGCCGCCACCGCGGCACTCGCCGGTTGTCTCAGCGGGATCGTCGCCGCCTCGCCCGCCAACGCCGCCCCCGCGGCACCGAAGATCGTCGGGTCCGCGTCATGCGACGAGGCCAGCAGCAGTTGGGTGGTCACGTGGACCATCACCAACGGCGGCGAGACGGCGGTCAAGGTCAATCAGGTCACCGCGTTCCCGATCGCGCCGATCACGAGCGTGACCGGCATCGCCGCGGGCGACACGCTGCCGCCCGCCGCGACCGGTTCGCTGACCGCGACGTCCACTGTGCACAGTTATGGCCCCGCCACCGAGACCCGGCTCAACCTGGTCGTCGAAGGCGGGCCCGCGGCGGGCTACCAGGCTGCGGTGAAACTGCCGATCATCTGCGGCACGCCGGTGCGGCCACGGATGACGTTCGAGTCGCGCTGCGACGACCTGCTGGTCACCGCGACCATGGCGGCGAGCGGCTACGCGGTGCCGCTCGACCTGCGCACCGACGGCAAATCGGTCGGCGGGTTCGTGGTGGAGCCCGGCGCCACGCGGTCGCAGGCCGTGACCCCGGCTCCGGCGCGACCGCTCGTCGTGGAGATCCCCGGCGTGGTGGCCCTGACGGAGGGCCGCTGGGCGCGGCCGTCCTCGTGTGATTCCTACTCGTCGCTGGGCAGGTTCCAGTTGTTCGCCAAGGCCAACAACCGGGATGTCGCGGCGCGCGATCAGGGAGAGCTCTACGCGCACGGCGCCAACCGGCGCGA
This genomic interval from Asanoa ferruginea contains the following:
- a CDS encoding fascin domain-containing protein; the protein is MRIRKLAAATAALAGCLSGIVAASPANAAPAAPKIVGSASCDEASSSWVVTWTITNGGETAVKVNQVTAFPIAPITSVTGIAAGDTLPPAATGSLTATSTVHSYGPATETRLNLVVEGGPAAGYQAAVKLPIICGTPVRPRMTFESRCDDLLVTATMAASGYAVPLDLRTDGKSVGGFVVEPGATRSQAVTPAPARPLVVEIPGVVALTEGRWARPSSCDSYSSLGRFQLFAKANNRDVAARDQGELYAHGANRRDPDLVFEFFDVGGGDVALRAQLQGRFVTVGSDGKLRASGLRIDGDAQKFRIVTNADKTISLRSELNGKYVTAERAGLLPLVANRTAVGPWESFTRYTPETAPIGILSYARDNWVSAESAGKKPLIANRPSLGLWEFWQIEDLGNGYVAIKSLVNGKYVCAESAGTKPLIANRAAVGPWETFKRIENADDSVSYVAVNGKYVTAESAGRKPLIANRTAIGPWEKFYDKY